The proteins below come from a single Corylus avellana chromosome ca3, CavTom2PMs-1.0 genomic window:
- the LOC132174357 gene encoding uncharacterized protein LOC132174357 produces the protein MVQISANFIGLQYATVSELINGDTKWWDSTLLETIFTKEEVHLIQSLPVSHFNREDVRVWRGTNTGLFSVRSAYYIQMETDAQGVAASSSLEDPLCPLCGRAPETVSHILWRCPSAKDAWSVGRVKLQKKSSTTGQNFLQIVEEVFVQCDEEEIQQSVGIARRLWLRRNEVVHCGTLTHPNLLVQRTITAVEDFATANGVGDTQNSSSNALVQEVQWRAPCSGWIKANWDASLAKEKGWMGLGVVVPDDRGMVLAAHSRTLE, from the exons ATGGTGCAAATCTCCGCCAACTTTATAGGACTCCAATATGCCACGGTCAGTGAACTCATTAATGGGGATACGAAGTGGTGGGATTCTACTCTGTTGGAAACGATTTTCACCAAAGAAGAGGTCCACTTAATTCAGTCTCTGCCGGTCAGTCACTTTAACAGGGAGGACGTTCGGGTTTGGAGAGGAACAAATACTGGGTTGTTTTCGGTAAGAAGTGCTTACTACATCCAGATGGAGACCGACGCCCAGGGAGTTGCTGCAAGTTCATCTTTGGAGG ACCCTTTGTGCCCATTATGTGGAAGAGCTCCAGAAACGGTTTCACATATCCTGTGGCGGTGCCCATCTGCCAAGGATGCTTGGAGTGTGGGTCGTGTTAAGCTACAGAAAAAGAGTTCCACTACTGGCCAGAATTTCCTTCAGATTGTGGAGGAAGTTTTTGTACAATGTGACGAAGAGGAGATACAGCAATCCGTAGGTATTGCAAGAAGGCTGTGGCTGCGTCGAAATGAGGTAGTGCACTGTGGTACATTGACTCATCCCAATCTGCTGGTACAACGCACTATTACTGCTGTGGAGGATTTTGCAACAGCGAACGGGGTAGGGGATACTCAAAACTCTTCCTCAAATGCTTTGGTACAGGAAGTGCAATGGCGGGCTCCCTGCAGTGGATGGATAAAAGCGAATTGGGACGCGTCACTAGCGAAGGAGAAGGGATGGATGGGTCTCGGGGTAGTGGTGCCAGATGACAGGGGAATGGTGTTAGCAGCGCATAGCAGAACCCTTGAGTAA